Within Desulfurobacterium thermolithotrophum DSM 11699, the genomic segment AGTCTTTATTTTCCATTGAAGACTTCTCTTTTAACTCCTTTGCCACTTCAACAAGTTTTTTCTTGCTTTTACCTGCCATTTTCTAAACCTCTCCTTAATTCAGTAATATTGTGTGATAACATATATTTCCTTTTACATTCTGGACACAATTTCTTAAAAGTATCATCAAAGTGTAAAGCATTAGGATAAACTTTAGTAAGAACTCTACTTACAAGTTTTTCTGATGCAAAGTACTTACCACATTCTTCACATTTTTCTAGTTCTACAGTAGTATTACTCCAAGAAACAAAAATTCTTTTATTGCCTTCCTCTTTTACTGTTATGGCATCAGTTGGACAAATCTCAACACATGCCTTACATCCAGAACAAACATTACTAGGCTCAAAGTATGGAGTATTTACTTTGGTTTTATGTCCTCTATTAATAAAGTTTATGGCACCATATCCCATAACTTCGTTGCAAACCCTTACACAAAGACCACAGAGAATACATTTATTGTTGAGAGGATCATCTTTTTTGTACTTTTTCTTAAATCTTGTAGACTTTACACCGTATTCTTTTGCAAGTTCCTTTATTTTTTCTGCTTCTAGAGCTTGTGCCAAATAGAGCTCAATTAACATTTTTCTATGTCTAATGATTTCTGGTGTATCAGTTTCAACTTTTAACCCTTCTACACATGCCAGAGAACAAGATGTAGTAATACCAGGTCTTGCACCTTCCTTTACCTCTACTATACATATACGACACGAACCATAAGGTTCAAGAAATTCTTCATAACAAAGAGAAGGTATTTTTATACCGTTTCTTCTAGCAACGTTTATAAGCATTTCTCCCTTTTCTGCTTCATATTTTTTTCCATTTATATAAACGCTTACAAGCTCCTTCATTTTCCACCACCTATTCCTTCTGAAACTTTTCTAACGGCATCAAATTTACACACTTCCAGACAAGCTCCACATTTAATACATGCCGACTGATCAATTACGTGTGGTTTCTTCCTTTCTCCATAAATAGCGTTAACAGGACATTTTAATGCACATACGGTGCAACCTTTACAAGCTTCCTGAATAATTACGTACTGAATTAAGTCCTTACAAACCTTTCCAGGACAACGTTTATTAACAACGTGTTCTATATACTCTTCGTAAAAGTACTCAAGTGTAGTAAGCACAGGATTAGGCGCTGTTTGTCCAAGACCACATAATGATGTTGTTTTAACGGTTTCTGAAAGTTCTTTTAGAGTTTCTACATCTTCTATGGAGGCTTTACCTTTTGTTATGTTATCAAGAATTTCGTACATGTGAGTTAGTCCTTCCCGACATGGAACACATTTTCCACACGATTCATCTACAGAAAAATCGAGGAAAAACTTTGCCGTATCTACCATACACGTATCTTCATCCATTACTACAACACCACCAGAACCCATTATAGAACCAACTTCTGCAAGGTGTTCATAATCTACAGGTGTATCAAATAGCTTAGAAGGAATGCATCCTCCTGAAGGACCTCCTGTTTGTACAGCTTTTATCTTTCCTTTTTTGGTACCGCCTCCTATATCGTAGATAATTTTTCTGACAGGTGTTCCAAGTTCTACTTCTACAAGTCCAACGTTTTCAACTTTTCCAACAAGTGAAAAGACTTTTGTACCTGTACTTTTTTCTGTTCCAAACTTTGAAAACCAATCTCCTCCCTTCTCTACTATGATAGGGATATTACTCCATGTTTCAACGTTGTTTATATTGGTGGGTTTTCCCCACAAACCTTTTTGAGCAGGAAATGGTGGTCTTGGTTTAGGTCTTCCAGCCTTACCTTCTATAGAAGCTATAAGTGCAGTTTCTTCTCCACAGACAAAAGCACCTGCACCTTTGACTATTGTTATATCAAAATCAAATCCTGTTCCAAGAATATCTTTCCCAAGAAAACCAAGACTTCTTGCATCGTCTATTGCCTTCTGTAATCTTTCGATAGCTAACGGATATTCAGCTCTTACGTAAATAATGCCTTCGTTTGCTCCTATTGTGTAACCACAGATTATCATTCCTTCTATTATCATATGAGGGTCAGATTCCATTTCGTTTCTGTTCATGTAAGCACCGGGATCGCCTTCGTCAGCGTTGCATATTACGTATTTCACGTCACTTTTTTCTTTCTTTGCAAATTCCCATTTAAGACCAGTAGGAAATCCAGCTCCTCCTCTTCCTCTTAAGCCTGATTTTTTTATTTCCTCTATAATTTCATCAGGATTCATTTCTTTAAATGCTTTAAAAAGAGATTTGTATCCACCTACTGCAATGTATTCTTCTATATCTTCTGGATTTATAATACCTGAGTTTCTTAAGACTAATCTTTTTTGATATCTGAAGAAATCAATTTCATTCCAAGTTGGAATTTCTGGAAACTTTTCTCCATAATCTATAAAAGAAGTAATGTGATCCCATTTATCTATCTGGAAAAATACCTTGGGAAATTTGTATTCGTCATCGGCAATTGTTTTTAATATTTCATCTACATCTTCGGGAGTAACTCTATGAAGAACTACTATGGCTTTACCAGGAATTTTTATATTTACAATAGGTTCTTCTTTACAAAAACCAATACAACCAGTTTTAGAGAGCTCTACTTTATTTTCTAGTCCAAATTCCTTTATTTTTTTCTCTAATAGATCGTATAAAAGAGCTCCACCTACAGAAATGCCACAAGTAGCAAGTCCTACACTAATACGTATCTTGTTTTTTGGTTTAAGCTTCTTTAATCCTTTTTCTGCTACCTTTTGTAAATCTTTGATAGAAACTATTTTCATTTTTCTCTCCATCCATATTCCTTAAGTATCTTAGGAAGATCATTAACCGTAACGTAACCATAGATTTTGTCATCTATTCTGATTACAGGTGCCATAGAACAGCATCCAAAACATCTTGCAGCAGTAAGAGAAAAACTTCTATCGTGAGTGGTAAGGAAAAACTTAGAATCTTCAGAAACTTCATCTTGTTTTATTCCAAGAAGACGTTCTAAAGTTTTTATAAGTTGAGGAGCTCCCTTTACATGACAAGGAGTTCCTGTACAAACACTGATGATGTGTTTTCCTACAGGCTTTAAGTTAAAAAATGAATAAAATGTAGCAATACTATAAAGTTGAGAAAGAGGTATATTGAGCTTTTCTGAAACGTACTCTAGTGCCTCTTTTGAAAGATATTTATTTTTTTCTTGGATATCTTCTAAGATACTTATAACTTTTCCTGATGGATTTTTATATTTTTCGATTATTTCATCTATTATCTTTTTATCTATTGTTTTTTCCATTTTTATTTTACTCCTTGCCTAAATGTGTGAAAAGATAGAAAGGGGAGAAAGAACCTCCTCCTTTAAGCCCTTAATTAAATACCTAAAGCTTTTCTCTTAGATTCTATATGGTCAATTAAAGTTTTTGCTGCCTTGATAGGATCTGGCTCTATGTAGAAAGCACCACCTACTATATTCATTGCATCCTTTGTTAGAAGTTTTGTTACCTCTACGCTTCCTACAGTTGGAGGCACTATTCCAAGGTGGGTAAGAATTCCTGATGCAACAAAGTAAGTTCCTATACATACAGCTTTTTCTGTCATTGCCTCTGGTGCAGAACCTGCAAGAGGAAGGTCTGAAATATCAACTCCAAGGTCTCTTGCCATAAGATCTGCAAGAACTAACATCCTTGAACAATCGACACAGGAACCCATGTTAAGAGCAGGAGGAATACCTAATGCCTTGCATACACTCTTTAATCCTTCTCCTGCCTTTTCTGCATATTCTGGCAAGAATATTCCGTGCTCTGCACATGCAGTTGCCCAACAACCAGTTCCTATGATAAGAATATCATTCTTGATTAGTTCATCTGTAAGAACTATGTGATTGTGGTTATGTCTTATCTTTGCGTTGTTACATCCAACAATTCCAACAACACCACGAATTTTTCCAGAAACTATTGCCTCTTCAAGAGGTTTGAGAGTTCCTCCAAGCGCTTCTAAAATGGCTTCTACTGAGAAACCTCCAATAGCTTCTGATTTACCTTTAGGAATTTGAACCTTGTCTTTATTTCTGTTAGGGAAGTTTTCTACCGCTATTCTTACAATTTCTCTTGCTATTTCATC encodes:
- a CDS encoding 2Fe-2S iron-sulfur cluster-binding protein; its protein translation is MKELVSVYINGKKYEAEKGEMLINVARRNGIKIPSLCYEEFLEPYGSCRICIVEVKEGARPGITTSCSLACVEGLKVETDTPEIIRHRKMLIELYLAQALEAEKIKELAKEYGVKSTRFKKKYKKDDPLNNKCILCGLCVRVCNEVMGYGAINFINRGHKTKVNTPYFEPSNVCSGCKACVEICPTDAITVKEEGNKRIFVSWSNTTVELEKCEECGKYFASEKLVSRVLTKVYPNALHFDDTFKKLCPECKRKYMLSHNITELRRGLENGR
- a CDS encoding complex I 24 kDa subunit family protein, giving the protein MEKTIDKKIIDEIIEKYKNPSGKVISILEDIQEKNKYLSKEALEYVSEKLNIPLSQLYSIATFYSFFNLKPVGKHIISVCTGTPCHVKGAPQLIKTLERLLGIKQDEVSEDSKFFLTTHDRSFSLTAARCFGCCSMAPVIRIDDKIYGYVTVNDLPKILKEYGWREK
- the nuoF gene encoding NADH-quinone oxidoreductase subunit NuoF; the encoded protein is MKIVSIKDLQKVAEKGLKKLKPKNKIRISVGLATCGISVGGALLYDLLEKKIKEFGLENKVELSKTGCIGFCKEEPIVNIKIPGKAIVVLHRVTPEDVDEILKTIADDEYKFPKVFFQIDKWDHITSFIDYGEKFPEIPTWNEIDFFRYQKRLVLRNSGIINPEDIEEYIAVGGYKSLFKAFKEMNPDEIIEEIKKSGLRGRGGAGFPTGLKWEFAKKEKSDVKYVICNADEGDPGAYMNRNEMESDPHMIIEGMIICGYTIGANEGIIYVRAEYPLAIERLQKAIDDARSLGFLGKDILGTGFDFDITIVKGAGAFVCGEETALIASIEGKAGRPKPRPPFPAQKGLWGKPTNINNVETWSNIPIIVEKGGDWFSKFGTEKSTGTKVFSLVGKVENVGLVEVELGTPVRKIIYDIGGGTKKGKIKAVQTGGPSGGCIPSKLFDTPVDYEHLAEVGSIMGSGGVVVMDEDTCMVDTAKFFLDFSVDESCGKCVPCREGLTHMYEILDNITKGKASIEDVETLKELSETVKTTSLCGLGQTAPNPVLTTLEYFYEEYIEHVVNKRCPGKVCKDLIQYVIIQEACKGCTVCALKCPVNAIYGERKKPHVIDQSACIKCGACLEVCKFDAVRKVSEGIGGGK